DNA from Candidatus Neomarinimicrobiota bacterium:
GATAACCTGGCGAAGTCGGGACTGAATCTCAAAAAATTTGATGCGGGAAAAGAAGCAAGGAGGAACGGCAGCTCTATTACTCCTGTTGAAATAGCGGTTGAGGGCGCCAACGAATCGATAGTGCTGTTCATTGATTCTCTGATGAAACTCGATGCGGCTTATGAAGTTTCACGGGCGGCAATATTAGGCATAGACGAATCGGTATCGACCCTGTCGCTTTACTTAAAATTGGTCAATCCGGGCAGTAGAGCTCTCTCCTGACAAATGGTAAGGGTAATCTCCGGCTTACATCGCGGCAACCGGCTTGCAGCTCTCTCAGGGAACGAAATCCGGCCCACGACCGACAGAACAAAAGAATGGATATTCAACGTGCTTGGAGATATTGAGGGAATTAAAGTGCTTGATCTGTTCGCAGGCACCGGAAGCCTGGGGATCGAGGCGCTCAGCAGAGGTGCGATCAAAGCGACGTTCGTGGAAGTGTCGCAAGAAGCTATTGGATTGATCAGAAAAAACGTAGCGAAATTAGGGGAAGGTGACAGAGCGATTCTCCGAAGGAAAGACAGCCTGAAATTTCTTGCGGAAAGCAAGAGTGAAAGATGGGACTTAATATTCGCGGATCCGCCGTACAGTTATGAAAAAACGCCTGAACTGACGTCTGCAGCATTAATGGTATTAAACAACGGCGGTTCTTTCGTGTTAGAGGCTCCTGCGGATGGGAATAAAAAGTTGCATGCACAACCTGACCGGGAAAAGAAATTCGGGGGTTCAATGATCTACTTGTTCGGGAGTAAAAATTGAGATTAGCCGTCTATCCGGGAACGTTCGACCCGATTACAAACGGGCATGTGGATATAATCAGGAGAGGATTGAAGCTGTTCGACAAAGTCATAGTAACGGTCGCCGTTAACACCGGAAAAACTCCCCTGTTCGATCTCGACGAAAGGGAAGAGATGATCCGGCAGGCTCTAAAGGGCGAAGAAAACGTGGAGGTTGCACAATTTGACGGTTTGGTCGCAGAGTACATAAGAAGCGTGAACGCCTCGGCAATGATAAGGGGTTTGAGGGCTGTCTCCGATTTTGAATACGAGTTCCAGATGTCGCTGATGAACAGGAAGCTGAATGCTGATTTCGAGACGGTGTTTCTAACGCCCGCGCAGGAATATATCCACCTGAATTCAACAATCGTCAAGGAAGTAGCGAGTTTCGGCGGTGATGTGAGTGATTACGTTCCGGATTACGTGGAAAATAAACTCCGGGAAAAGTTCTCAGGCAGTTGATCTTTGAATCAGATGCAGAGAATAATTGACGGGGCGAAGAGCGGCAGTGTGAAGTTGGTGCTTCCGGAAGGGGAGGACGTCAGGACTTTACTGGCTGCGAGAGAACTTATAGATTCTGAAATCGCGGACGTTACGCTGCTTGGAGAAATCAGCGCTGTCCAATCGACTGCTCTCGATAACCGGATTGACTTAAAAGGTGTTTCGATAATCGACCCGGAATCTTCCGAACACGAAAACGAATTTACCGACCTTGCGTTCGATCTGCTCGGCGAACGCGGAAAAACCAGAGAAGAGGCGGCAGAAGAAGTGAAAAGAGCCGTCAATTTCGGCGCACTGATGGTTACCTCCGGGAAGGCGGATGCCTCTGTTGCGGGGGCGGTAAACACGAGCGCAGCGGTAGCGCGAGCCGCACTGCTGTTTATCGGTCTGAAAAAGGGCACTGAATTGCTTTCGAGTAGTTTTTTTATGATCTCTCCCGACCGGCAAAAAGCTTATACATTTGCCGACTGCGGTGTTGTCCCGGACCCCGATCCGAAACAATTGGCTGAGATAGCCATAGAATCGGCGCAGAGCCATAAGCTGCTCTCGGGTGAGAAACCGAAGATCGCCTTTTTGTCGTTTTCTACAAAAGGGAGCGCGGCGCACGCTAAGGTCGAGAAAGTAACCGAAGCGCTTGAAATAGCAAGAAACATTCGTCCTGATCTCGAGATGGACGGCGAGTTCCAGTTCGATGCGGCTGTAGACGCTGAAGTCGGGAAAAGAAAAGCGCCCGAAAGCGCGGTGGCGGGGGAAGCCAACGTTCTGATATTTCCTGACCTCGACAGCGGGAACATTGCCTATAAGATGGCAGAGAGATTAGGGGGCTTCACCGCTCTCGGACCGCTGCTTCAAGGTTTAAAGGCGCCTATGCACGATCTTTCACGTGGATGTACCTCAAAAGATATAGTAGAGGTGGCGGCGATAGCAGCCTTTCAATCGATAATGATAAATGTGGGGAGTGAAGCAATTTATGCCGACGTATGATTATAAATGCGATAGCTGCGGAAAAGAGTTCGAACACTTCCAGCACATAACTGAAGATCCTCTGAAAAAATGTCCGAGGTGCGGCAAGAACACTGCCAAACGGCTCATAGGAGGGGGAGTCGGATTAATTTTTAAGGGTTCCGGATTTTACATCACCGATTACAAGAATAAAGGAAGGGACAAAAAAGCAGAAAAAGAAACTGCCAAGAAAGAGACTCCGAAAAAGGATAAAGTTGAGAAAAGCAGCGATAAATCGGGTGATTGAACGAAACATCTTTCGGGAGTTCAGATATGCCGTATGATAAAATCGCACAGCCCGAAAAAGGCGAGAAGATAAGATTCGAAAACGGGGCAATCCGGGCTCCGGACAATCCTATAATACCTTTCATCGAAGGAGACGGGATCGGTCCGGATATCTGGAAGGCGGCAAAACTCGTTCTCGATGCCGCCGTGGATAAAACCTACAGCTCGAAGAGGTCGATATCGTGGATGGAAATCTACGCCGGTGATAAAGCCAAGGAGATTTACGGCGAGTATCTGCCCGACGATACCGTCAACGCCATCAGGGACTATCTTGTTGCCATCAAGGGTCCGCTGACCACTCCCGTCGGCGGGGGATTCAGGAGTCTGAACGTTACGCTGCGGCAGGTATTGGATCTGTACGCATGCATCAGGCCGATCAAGTATTATGAAGGGGTGCCGAGCCCGGTCAAACATCCTGAAAAGATGAACATCGTTATATTCCGCGAGAACACCGAGGACGTCTATGCGGGTATCGAATGGGCCGAAGGAAGCGACGAGGCGCTTGCCATCATTGACTTTTTGAAAGAAAACTTCGGTAAGGAGATAAGACGGGATTCCGGGATAGGAATCAAACCCATAAGCGTGCGGGGGACGAAGAGACTCGTCAGAAAAGCAATTCAATACGCCATTTCGAATAACAGAAAAACGGTCACGCTCGTGCATAAGGGAAATATCATGAAGTTCACGGAGGGGGCGTTCAGGGATTGGGGATATGAGCTTGCGGCGGAGGAATTTGGAGAGGAGACACTCTCAGAAAGCGATCTCTGGGAAAATCACAACGGGGAGATGCCGAACGGGAAAATTCTGATGAACGACAGGATCGCTGACAGCATGTTTCAGCAGATATTGACCCGGACCGATGACTACGAGGTCGCTGCGATGCCGAACCTCAACGGTGACTATATGTCTGATGCTTGCGCCGCGCAGGTCGGAGGACTCGGAATG
Protein-coding regions in this window:
- the rsmD gene encoding 16S rRNA (guanine(966)-N(2))-methyltransferase RsmD, translating into MVRVISGLHRGNRLAALSGNEIRPTTDRTKEWIFNVLGDIEGIKVLDLFAGTGSLGIEALSRGAIKATFVEVSQEAIGLIRKNVAKLGEGDRAILRRKDSLKFLAESKSERWDLIFADPPYSYEKTPELTSAALMVLNNGGSFVLEAPADGNKKLHAQPDREKKFGGSMIYLFGSKN
- the coaD gene encoding pantetheine-phosphate adenylyltransferase, which gives rise to MRLAVYPGTFDPITNGHVDIIRRGLKLFDKVIVTVAVNTGKTPLFDLDEREEMIRQALKGEENVEVAQFDGLVAEYIRSVNASAMIRGLRAVSDFEYEFQMSLMNRKLNADFETVFLTPAQEYIHLNSTIVKEVASFGGDVSDYVPDYVENKLREKFSGS
- the pta gene encoding phosphate acetyltransferase, with amino-acid sequence MQRIIDGAKSGSVKLVLPEGEDVRTLLAARELIDSEIADVTLLGEISAVQSTALDNRIDLKGVSIIDPESSEHENEFTDLAFDLLGERGKTREEAAEEVKRAVNFGALMVTSGKADASVAGAVNTSAAVARAALLFIGLKKGTELLSSSFFMISPDRQKAYTFADCGVVPDPDPKQLAEIAIESAQSHKLLSGEKPKIAFLSFSTKGSAAHAKVEKVTEALEIARNIRPDLEMDGEFQFDAAVDAEVGKRKAPESAVAGEANVLIFPDLDSGNIAYKMAERLGGFTALGPLLQGLKAPMHDLSRGCTSKDIVEVAAIAAFQSIMINVGSEAIYADV
- a CDS encoding zinc ribbon domain-containing protein, giving the protein MPTYDYKCDSCGKEFEHFQHITEDPLKKCPRCGKNTAKRLIGGGVGLIFKGSGFYITDYKNKGRDKKAEKETAKKETPKKDKVEKSSDKSGD
- the icd gene encoding isocitrate dehydrogenase (NADP(+)), which produces MPYDKIAQPEKGEKIRFENGAIRAPDNPIIPFIEGDGIGPDIWKAAKLVLDAAVDKTYSSKRSISWMEIYAGDKAKEIYGEYLPDDTVNAIRDYLVAIKGPLTTPVGGGFRSLNVTLRQVLDLYACIRPIKYYEGVPSPVKHPEKMNIVIFRENTEDVYAGIEWAEGSDEALAIIDFLKENFGKEIRRDSGIGIKPISVRGTKRLVRKAIQYAISNNRKTVTLVHKGNIMKFTEGAFRDWGYELAAEEFGEETLSESDLWENHNGEMPNGKILMNDRIADSMFQQILTRTDDYEVAAMPNLNGDYMSDACAAQVGGLGMAPGANIGDEIGLFEATHGTAPKYANKNMVNPGSLLLSGVMMLKYLGWDEAAKLIENALENTIRQKKVTYDLERQMEGATKLGTQEFAEAITENL